A section of the Maylandia zebra isolate NMK-2024a linkage group LG8, Mzebra_GT3a, whole genome shotgun sequence genome encodes:
- the fgf21 gene encoding fibroblast growth factor 21, with protein sequence MYLQMNMDGRVTGSDAQTPYSLLQLKSVKPGHVIIKGPSSSLFLCMDSEGNLKGQSHYSETSCTFREMLLADGYTRFISSQYGFPMSLASRHSPDRHALPFTRFLPLRNNLKTDSVSEQMPNNQRLFNVDSDDLLGMGLNSMGSPQFSMDK encoded by the exons ATGTATTTGCAGATGAACATGGATGGGAGAGTCACAGGAAGTGATGCTCAGACACCTTACA GTTTGCTGCAGCTGAAATCAGTTAAACCAGGCCATGTTATCATTAAAGGACCATCATCAtctctttttctctgtatggATAGCGAAGGCAATCTGAAAGGGCAG AGTCACTATTCAGAAACCAGCTGCACCTTCAGAGAAATGCTGCTGGCTGACGGATACACCCGTTTCATTTCCTCACAATATGGATTTCCCATGTCACTGGCATCAAGACATTCCCCAGATCGACACGCACTTCCCTTTACACGGTTCCTACCACTGAGGAATAACTTGAAAACGGATAGCGTATCTGAGCAGATGCCAAACAATCAGAGACTTTTTAATGTGGACTCTGATGACCTTCTTGGAATGGGTCTAAATTCTATGGGCAGTCCTCAGTTTTCTATGgacaaataa
- the LOC101485524 gene encoding potassium voltage-gated channel subfamily A member 7, with the protein MESRDPQSSEGEGRGKESDGEKDEHLKDQLDSEEKGEKEIRGNEKEKKKEKRRSGSLWRNGWALSERLAINVSGMRYETQLRTLAQFPDSMLGDPRRRSRYFDPLRNELFLDRNRACFDAILYFYQSGGRLRRPANIPLDIFMDELIFYELGEDIMNRFKEDEGFPKEEERPLPSNRLQRKLWMLFEHPESSSGARIIAIISVMVIVVSIVIFCLETLPDLRHDREEHHSQAKNMSENMPAASSFFHDPFFMVETVCICWFSFELIMRFACSPSKMHFFKDVMNIIDFSAILPYFVTLGTELVKDNDASPATSLAIIRVIRLVRVFRIFKLSRHSKGLQILGQTLRASMRELGLLIFFLFIGVILFSSAVYFAEADHNKTDFVSIPHGFWWAVVTMTTVGYGDMYPATVWGKMVGSMCAIAGVLTISLPVPVIVSNFSYFYHRETECEDRSEYTHVETGLWEDEEAEREDFEEDGQDPEGDYYASEGICSPLNGTLLGGLCTGQSIEYKGGNMYLREPLVTQV; encoded by the exons ATGGAAAGCAGGGATCCACAGTCCAGTGAAGGAGAAGGCAGAGGGAAAGAGAGCGATGGGGAGAAGGACGAGCATCTCAAGGACCAGCTCGACAGTGAggagaaaggagagaaggaGATCAGGGGAAacgagaaagagaagaagaaagaaaagcgtcGCTCAGGATCTCTATGGAGGAATGGATGGGCACTGAGTGAAAGACTGGCCATCAATGTATCAGGGATGCGTTATGAAACTCAGCTTCGCACCTTAGCCCAATTCCCTGACTCCATGCTCGGCGACCCCAGACGAAGGTCACGCTACTTTGACCCACTTCGAAATGAGCTCTTCCTGGACCGCAATCGAGCCTGCTTTGATGCCATTCTGTATTTTTACCAGTCAGGGGGTAGGCTTCGGAGGCCTGCAAACATACCCCTGGATATTTTCATGGATGAGCTGATATTCTATGAGCTCGGAGAGGACATCATGAACCGCTTCAAGGAGGACGAAGGTTTTccaaaagaagaggagaggCCTTTGCCATCCAACAGACTCcagagaaaactgtggatgCTGTTTGAGCACCCAGAGTCCTCATCGGGTGCACGCATCATCGCCATCATTAGTGTGATGGTAATCGTGGTGTCCATCGTCATCTTCTGCCTGGAGACACTTCCTGACCTCAGACATGACAGAGAG GAGCATCACTCCCAAGCAAAgaacatgtctgagaacatgcCTGCTGCATCAAGTTTTTTCCACGATCCCTTCTTTATGGTGGAGACTGTGTGCATATGCTGGTTCTCCTTTGAGCTCATCATGCGATTCGCTTGCTCCCCCAGCAAAATGCACTTCTTCAAAGATGTCATGAACATCATTGATTTCAGTGCTATTCTGCCTTATTTTGTCACTCTGGGAACAGAACTGGTCAAAGACAATGATGCCTCTCCAGCCACGTCCTTGGCCATCATCAGGGTCATCAGGCTGGTGAGGGTCTTCAGGATCTTCAAGCTGTCTCGTCACTCTAAGGGCCTCCAGATTCTTGGTCAGACACTGCGGGCAAGCATGCGAGAGCTGGGTCTTCTTATCTTCTTCCTGTTTATTGGCGtcatcctcttctccagtgCTGTCTACTTTGCTGAAGCAGACCACAACAAAACAGACTTTGTCAGTATACCACATGGCTTCTGGTGGGCAGTTGTCACCATGACTACAGTAGGCTATGGTGACATGTACCCTGCAACAGTCTGGGGCAAGATGGTGGGCTCTATGTGCGCCATTGCTGGTGTTCTTACCATCTCGTTGCCTGTTCCTGTCATTGTGTCCAACTTCAGCTACTTTTACCATCGAGAGACTGAATGCGAGGACCGAAGTGAGTACACTCATGTCGAAACTGGCCTATGGGAGGATGAGGAGGCTGAACGAGAGGATTTTGAGGAAGATGGCCAGGATCCAGAGGGAGATTATTATGCCAGTGAAGGTATTTGCAGCCCTCTAAATGGGACTTTGCTTGGTGGACTGTGTACAGGACAGAGTATAGAGTACAAGGGAGGAAACATGTATCTGAGGGAACCACTGGTTACTCAAGTTTAG